One Methylocystis iwaonis genomic window, AGCTTCGTCCTGTCGGTCACTCGTGAAACACTCCCGCGCGCGCAAACGCTTGGCCGCGCACGCCCGATTGGGCGCGGAGCCGGCCTTGATTCGTGACATGTGAGCGGCGACATGTTAGCCGACAAGAGAAGAATCCGGGAGTGACCAATGTCGCCGAGCGGCGAACCTTTCGACCCGTCGCTGATCGTCTTTGCGGCGCTCGCCATTTTCGTAGTGTGGAAGCTGCGCTCCGTGCTCGGCATGCGCGTCGACCGCGACGCGCCCCCGCCCACGCAATTCGAGCCGCGCCGCGCGCCGGTGGGGCCAGCCCCGCTGCCGGGCGCCGCGCCCGCCGACGATTTGCCGGCGGTGCGGCCCGAGGATCGCTGGAAGGGCGTCGCCGAGAATCGCGCCGAGGCGATCACGGGCCTCGACGCCATCGCCGCCGCCGATCCGCGCTTCGACGGCAAGGCGTTCGTCGACGGCGCGCGCCGCGCCTATGAGATGATCGTCGGCGCTTTCGCCAAGGGCGACCGCGACGCGCTGCGCCCGTTGCTCGCCAAGGACGTCTTCGACGGTTTCGCCGGCGAGATCGCGCGGCGCGAGGCGGTCGAAGAGGCCGTGGAGACGGCGATCGTCGCCATCGATTCGGCGCTGGTCGATTCCGCCAGCGCCGCGCCGCGCCTCAATGAGATCACCGTCCGTTTCGCCGTGCGGCTGATGAATATCCGCAAGGACAAGGCGGGCGAAGTCATCGAAGGCGGCGCCACCATGCCGGTCGAAGAGCTGTGGACCTTCGCACGCGATCCGCGCGCCTCGGACCCGAATTGGAAGCTCGTCGCCACCCGCGCCGTGTGATTTTCGTGCGTCCGCCGTCGGATCTCGAACCGGTCGCCTTCGATGCGATTGCGGGCTTTGGCGAGGACGATCTCGACGCCGCTTTTCCCGTCTTCCGGCGCTCCGCCGAGCGCATTCTCGAAGCCGCACAGGAACAGCGGCCTGCCTGTCCGCCGCCGCCGGAGCTGATCGCCGCGGCGCGCGCGGCGCTTGAAGGGTCAGAGTCGGGCGCCGCCTTCTTTCGGCGCTGGTTCGAGCCGTTTCGCCTCGCCAAAAGGGGCTTTGTCACCGCCTATTACGAGCCGGAGGTCGAAGCCCGCCGCGCCCCCGAGCCCGGTTTCGAAACGCCGGCGCTCTCGCGTCCGTCCGATCTCGTCACATTGAACGACGCGCCGCTTTCCCTAGCGTCCGGGGAGGCGCTCACGAGCGCACGGCGTCTGAGGGATGAGAGCCTCATTCCCTATCCGCCTCGACGCGAGATCGAGGAAGAGGGGGCGGCGACGGGGTCGATCCCGCTCGCTTATGTCGCAGACCCGGTCGAACTCTTCCTCATTCAGGTGCAAGGCTCCGCCCGATTACGGTTTCCGGACGGAACCGCGCGCGCGCTCACCTATGACGGCCGCAACGGCTGGCCTTACACCTCCGTCGGCCGATTGATGATCGAGCGCGGGCTCATGCCCGAAGGCGCGATGTCGCTCGAAGGGCTGAAGGCTGCTCTGCGTGATATGGGCGTCGGCCCCGGTCAGCCTGGACGAAGGCTGATGCAGAAAAACAGGTCTTATGTGTTCTTCCGCGTCGACGAATCGAAAGACCGGGCGCTCGGGCCGATCGGGGGCGAAGGCGCGGCGCTCACGCCGCTGCGCTCCATCGCCGTCGATCGGTCGATCTGGTGTTACGGCCTCCCCTTCTGGATCGCCGCGGACGTTCCCTGGGAGAGCGAGGCGCCGACCCATTTCGCGCGGCTGATGATTGCGCAGGATACGGGATCGGCGATTTTAGGCGCGGCTCGGGCCGATCTGTTTTTCGGTTCGGGCGCGCGCGCCGGCGCGCTGGCGGGCCGCGTCCGGCATGAGGCTGATTTCCACGTTTTCCTACCAAAAAAGGACCCATCGCCGTGAGCGACGACAGGCGACGCTATTCCCGCCGGCTGACTCGCGCCGAGTCCGAGCTTTGGTCGATTGTCACTGCCAGCGTACGCCCTTTCCGGGCGCGGCCCGCGCCCGTCGCAGAGCCGCCCGCGCCGGCAAGCGCTCCCGAGCCGGTGCGTGAAAAAGCCCCCGCGCCGGTCGCCCATCGCGACCGGCCGCCGGCGCCCAAGCCCGCGACGCCTCTCGTCGAGATCGACCATCGCACGCGGGTGAAGATCAAGCGGGGCCGGCTCGAGGTCGGGGCGAAGCTCGATCTTCACGGAATGCGGCAGGACGAGGCCCAGCGCGCGCTCAACGCCTTCCTGCGCCGCGCGCAGGCGGAGGGCGCCAAGGTCGCGATCATCGTCACCGGCAAAGGCCTCTCGCGCGAGGAGGGCGGCGTGCTGCGCCGCGTCGTGCCCATGTGGCTACAGGCGCCGAGCCTGCGCGACGTCGTCGTCGGCTTCGGCGAAGCGGCGCGCCATCACGGGGGCGAAGGCGCGCTTTACGTGCAGATCCGCCGCGCGGATCGCCACCGCGTCGGCTGATTTCGGCGGTCGCCCAAAGTCATACGGGATCCGCTTGATTGGTTGGGTGTTAATCCCGGCAAAACGAGCGATCGGAATTACCGCCGTCATTGCGAGGAGGCGGAGCCGACGAAGCAACCCAGTGCCGCATCGCTGCCCTGGATTGCTTCGCTTCGCTCGCAATGACGGGCTCTGAGCAAAACCGGCGCTTTTGCGGCTCTGGATTCCCGGTCGGGCTTTCAGCCCGCCGGGAATGACAAGCCCCATGCGAGCTATTCAAACAGAAATAGTATCACGCGTTAGTTTCGGCGGGAGCCGCCGTCAGCGCCGCGGGCTTCTCCACGGGCGCGGCCAGGAAAGCGGCAGGAATATTGGCGCGCCCTTCCTCCGCGAGTTGCGGCGCCGAATGCGGCGGCGTCTTCCACTCGAACGCGTCGAGCCGGCCCGTAGCGGGCGACATCGGCAGCCAGTGCTTGGAGACAACGCCATCGGCGATCCAGGCAGGATCGCGCGGGGCCCGGCTGCCGCGCGCCAGCCATTCGCGCACCTGTCCGCTCTGGCCGTTCTCGGCGTCCTCGATTTCCGCCATCAGCAGGCAGGTATGAGCGCTCGGATGCTGCCCCTCCGCGACGAGCGGCGCGAGCGCCTCGCGGGCCTTGGCGAAATCGCGGGCCGCGAGCGCCGCCTCGGCGACGATATGGCGGCTTGCGGGCGCCTGGGACGCAAGCTTGGCGAGCTTTTCGACCCGCGCCACGCGCTGGCTGTTCGATTCTCCCGGCAGCGCTTCGAGATAGAGGGCCGCAAGCTCTGGATGCGGCGAAGCGGTCCAGACGCCCTCGATGAGCTTGGCCGCCTGCTTGTAATCGCCGTGGCGGATGAGCACCTGCGCGGCGGTCACGGCGGCGGGAACGAAGCCCGGCCGGCGCTTCAGGGCCTGACGGGCGAGATGCAGCGCGTCATGGGGGTGCTCGCGTTCGCGCGACACCGCCATGGCCGTCTCGATGACCGCCCGCAGCTTCTGCGCCGAAGCGAGGTCGATCGCCTTG contains:
- a CDS encoding Smr/MutS family protein, producing MSDDRRRYSRRLTRAESELWSIVTASVRPFRARPAPVAEPPAPASAPEPVREKAPAPVAHRDRPPAPKPATPLVEIDHRTRVKIKRGRLEVGAKLDLHGMRQDEAQRALNAFLRRAQAEGAKVAIIVTGKGLSREEGGVLRRVVPMWLQAPSLRDVVVGFGEAARHHGGEGALYVQIRRADRHRVG
- the mltA gene encoding murein transglycosylase A codes for the protein MEARRHPRRVIFVRPPSDLEPVAFDAIAGFGEDDLDAAFPVFRRSAERILEAAQEQRPACPPPPELIAAARAALEGSESGAAFFRRWFEPFRLAKRGFVTAYYEPEVEARRAPEPGFETPALSRPSDLVTLNDAPLSLASGEALTSARRLRDESLIPYPPRREIEEEGAATGSIPLAYVADPVELFLIQVQGSARLRFPDGTARALTYDGRNGWPYTSVGRLMIERGLMPEGAMSLEGLKAALRDMGVGPGQPGRRLMQKNRSYVFFRVDESKDRALGPIGGEGAALTPLRSIAVDRSIWCYGLPFWIAADVPWESEAPTHFARLMIAQDTGSAILGAARADLFFGSGARAGALAGRVRHEADFHVFLPKKDPSP
- a CDS encoding heme biosynthesis protein HemY; amino-acid sequence: MLFVFFFILALAAAAYGLEWLIQQPGSLTLEFAGNHIETSIPVAIGGLLALTAAVILVWAIVIALVRLPGRVAGGSRERRKAKGLDVISQGLIAVGSGDAARARKAAQLAEKLLPEEPLTQMLVAQAAQLSGDRATSAKAFHKMTLKPETKLLGLRGLHIEAKRREDAEAAAHFANAAHEIAPLPWAGSAVLEHLAAAGDWEKAREALEKSVSAKAIDLASAQKLRAVIETAMAVSREREHPHDALHLARQALKRRPGFVPAAVTAAQVLIRHGDYKQAAKLIEGVWTASPHPELAALYLEALPGESNSQRVARVEKLAKLASQAPASRHIVAEAALAARDFAKAREALAPLVAEGQHPSAHTCLLMAEIEDAENGQSGQVREWLARGSRAPRDPAWIADGVVSKHWLPMSPATGRLDAFEWKTPPHSAPQLAEEGRANIPAAFLAAPVEKPAALTAAPAETNA
- a CDS encoding Tim44/TimA family putative adaptor protein; translated protein: MSPSGEPFDPSLIVFAALAIFVVWKLRSVLGMRVDRDAPPPTQFEPRRAPVGPAPLPGAAPADDLPAVRPEDRWKGVAENRAEAITGLDAIAAADPRFDGKAFVDGARRAYEMIVGAFAKGDRDALRPLLAKDVFDGFAGEIARREAVEEAVETAIVAIDSALVDSASAAPRLNEITVRFAVRLMNIRKDKAGEVIEGGATMPVEELWTFARDPRASDPNWKLVATRAV